Proteins encoded within one genomic window of Saccharopolyspora pogona:
- a CDS encoding zinc finger protein: MGVTVIAMTSIGATYRPHPFHWVPAAGQRHASADEHPPGASIYPDGTKVTTLCERTVQAATGDMAWLWETCPDCNAAAHVLALCPMPPAVSVR, encoded by the coding sequence ATGGGCGTCACAGTCATCGCCATGACCAGCATTGGCGCGACGTACCGGCCGCACCCCTTTCATTGGGTTCCAGCCGCCGGGCAGCGGCACGCGAGCGCTGACGAGCACCCGCCAGGCGCGTCGATCTACCCGGACGGCACCAAGGTCACGACGCTGTGCGAGCGGACCGTCCAGGCCGCGACCGGCGACATGGCCTGGCTGTGGGAGACGTGCCCGGACTGCAATGCGGCGGCGCACGTGCTCGCACTCTGCCCCATGCCGCCGGCGGTGAGTGTGCGATGA
- a CDS encoding DUF6879 family protein has protein sequence MTRLVRGEDFGRLFETFTLSAWRWECQAEYREPHEAEAFRQFLASETPDMSFTTEWLANVRQATAAGRRFERVRVLTEPLTDYLRFEMFAAPDNAAAGEDIRVMSTAAAAEYNLPDHDFWLFDDELVAIMHFDRHGMIAAELVDDADTVARHRRWRGIAWSHAAPFETVLTP, from the coding sequence ATGACCCGGCTCGTACGAGGCGAGGACTTCGGGCGGCTGTTTGAGACCTTCACACTCTCGGCCTGGCGCTGGGAATGCCAGGCCGAATACCGGGAGCCGCACGAGGCGGAAGCGTTCCGGCAGTTCCTCGCAAGCGAAACGCCCGACATGTCTTTCACGACGGAATGGCTGGCCAACGTCCGGCAGGCAACCGCAGCGGGGCGGCGCTTCGAGCGGGTGCGGGTGCTCACCGAGCCACTGACCGACTACCTGCGGTTCGAGATGTTCGCGGCACCGGACAACGCTGCCGCGGGCGAGGACATCCGCGTCATGTCGACCGCCGCCGCAGCCGAGTACAACCTACCCGATCACGATTTCTGGTTGTTCGACGACGAGTTGGTCGCGATCATGCACTTCGACAGGCACGGCATGATCGCCGCCGAACTCGTCGACGACGCCGACACGGTGGCAAGGCATAGGAGGTGGCGCGGGATCGCGTGGAGTCATGCGGCACCCTTTGAGACGGTCCTGACACCCTGA
- a CDS encoding helix-turn-helix domain-containing protein, translating into MSTPERHKLEFGDRLRELRESAGYSGREFASAAGWQPSKISKIENGKQLATDADLLTWVRLAKVPEPSATELRDELRTIRLESSSWKRQLRTGHRRRQEHSRGIEAEASTIRAFELVVVPGLVQTADYARHVLSSAAALQQVPNDTDAAVQVRLERQHALYDSAKHVELLIAESALRYFACPPQTMVAQIDRLIALCGLATVRFGIIPLNTRWPHIPASGFWIIGDTVFVETVNTEINTDDPDDVALYNRLADSLWQAAVEGDNARRLLVRISTEIAQLPDSLTTKD; encoded by the coding sequence GTGAGCACACCCGAACGGCACAAGCTCGAATTCGGCGATCGACTGCGCGAACTCCGGGAAAGCGCCGGCTACTCCGGCAGGGAGTTCGCCAGCGCCGCCGGTTGGCAGCCGTCCAAGATCTCCAAGATCGAGAACGGTAAGCAGCTCGCGACCGACGCCGATCTGCTGACCTGGGTGCGGCTCGCCAAGGTTCCGGAACCGTCGGCGACCGAGCTCCGCGACGAGTTGCGGACGATCCGGCTGGAGTCGTCCAGCTGGAAACGGCAGCTGCGGACCGGGCACCGGCGACGGCAAGAGCACAGCCGCGGTATCGAGGCCGAAGCAAGCACGATCCGCGCGTTCGAACTCGTCGTCGTGCCCGGTCTCGTCCAGACCGCCGACTACGCACGCCACGTGCTCAGCTCGGCCGCCGCGTTGCAGCAGGTGCCGAACGACACTGACGCCGCCGTGCAGGTTCGCCTGGAACGCCAGCATGCTCTCTACGACTCGGCCAAGCATGTCGAACTGCTCATCGCCGAATCGGCCCTGCGGTACTTCGCCTGCCCGCCGCAAACGATGGTGGCGCAGATCGACCGCCTGATCGCGTTGTGCGGGCTGGCGACCGTCCGGTTCGGCATCATTCCGCTCAACACCCGGTGGCCGCACATCCCGGCAAGCGGGTTTTGGATCATCGGCGACACCGTGTTCGTCGAGACCGTCAACACTGAGATCAACACCGACGATCCCGACGACGTCGCCCTCTACAACCGACTCGCCGACAGCCTGTGGCAGGCCGCAGTCGAAGGCGACAACGCGCGGCGTCTGCTCGTGCGGATCTCCACCGAAATCGCCCAGCTACCCGATTCACTGACGACGAAGGACTGA
- a CDS encoding DUF397 domain-containing protein yields MFTNWRKSTKSLHNPEQCVEVGTAPGQTGVRDSKDRDGGLLSFTNERWLSFVAAIKGGKFDA; encoded by the coding sequence GTGTTCACCAACTGGCGCAAGTCCACCAAGAGCCTGCACAACCCCGAACAGTGTGTCGAGGTCGGCACCGCACCCGGCCAGACCGGCGTGCGCGACTCGAAGGATCGCGACGGTGGCCTGCTCAGCTTCACCAACGAGCGCTGGTTGTCGTTCGTCGCCGCGATCAAGGGCGGGAAGTTCGACGCCTGA
- a CDS encoding arylamine N-acetyltransferase family protein has protein sequence MNDASRRIAMEQSDAVKYLTRIGVEWPQWPSVDALFEIQRAHVERIPYETLDGYLDDDQVVSMKPAYSVAKVLNGRGGYCFQTNVTLGMLLRALGYEAEFHWGEVRFTPEEDAADSEVLSGGHLALTVRAEGETWLLDTGMGDAIYEPLPLREGRYQQAPFELELERWRGAPDGWRFRNDPAGSFVSMVFTTRPSPLDVFEPVLAGLARSSRFSRTLTVQRRHRTGADVLRGRVLTHVDETGRTRKIIKSQEDWFECLTGLFGIRLPRMTAAQREAMWQKALPKGRRSPVAAGLADSV, from the coding sequence ATGAACGACGCTTCACGAAGAATTGCGATGGAGCAGTCGGATGCGGTAAAATATTTGACTCGGATTGGAGTTGAGTGGCCGCAGTGGCCATCGGTCGACGCTCTATTTGAAATTCAACGCGCTCACGTCGAGCGAATTCCCTATGAAACCCTCGACGGCTATCTGGACGACGACCAGGTCGTGTCCATGAAGCCCGCCTATTCCGTGGCCAAGGTGTTGAACGGCCGGGGTGGGTACTGCTTCCAGACCAACGTCACCCTGGGAATGTTGCTGCGGGCTCTCGGGTACGAGGCCGAGTTCCACTGGGGTGAGGTCCGTTTCACGCCCGAGGAGGACGCGGCCGACTCCGAGGTCCTGTCCGGTGGGCACCTCGCGCTCACGGTGCGCGCCGAGGGTGAGACCTGGTTACTGGACACTGGCATGGGCGACGCGATCTACGAGCCGTTGCCGCTGCGCGAGGGCCGCTATCAGCAGGCCCCCTTCGAGTTAGAGCTGGAGCGCTGGCGCGGCGCGCCCGACGGATGGCGCTTCCGCAACGACCCGGCCGGGTCGTTCGTCTCGATGGTGTTCACCACCAGGCCGTCGCCGCTCGACGTGTTCGAGCCCGTGCTCGCCGGACTGGCGCGCTCCTCGCGGTTCAGTCGGACGCTGACAGTGCAGCGCAGGCATCGGACCGGGGCGGACGTGCTCCGCGGCCGCGTGCTGACCCACGTCGACGAGACCGGCCGGACCAGGAAGATCATCAAGAGCCAGGAGGACTGGTTCGAGTGCCTCACCGGCCTGTTCGGGATCAGGCTTCCCCGGATGACCGCTGCGCAGCGGGAAGCCATGTGGCAGAAGGCACTGCCGAAGGGCCGCCGGTCACCGGTCGCGGCAGGGCTCGCCGACTCCGTGTGA
- a CDS encoding ISL3 family transposase, whose protein sequence is MTICARSRVAEATCRACGVRSGRVHSRYVRRLSDGVLGRQPVVIALTVRRFVCLDSQCATKTFVEQVDGLSEPNRRRTTPLLAMLGQVGLALAGRAGARLAAILGIKVDRTTLLRLVRALPEPETTTAPAVLGVDDFALRKRHVYGTILVDIDTGKVIDLLDGREAEPLEQWLREHPGAGVICRDRAGAYAEGAKAGAPDAVQVADRWHLWRNLGDYVEKAVGRHRACVKLDQLDGETVGVSAPQAAQDEPDAAIPEPVESRLVIRTREHYAAIHGRLDRGETISAISRQLSLDRKTVRRFARASTVDELLGKAIARASLLDPFKPYLHQRWTEGATDAAQLTKEITAQGYTGSDKTVRRYLQPFRGMLTPPPSPPAVPKVRQITGWLLRRPEDLDTDETNQLADIRSRCPHLDRLADHVTDFAKMMTNREGEKLESWLSTVEHDDQPDLHSFAIGLRRDQDAVTAGLTLPYSSGKVEGNVNRLKALKRQMYGRAKLDLLRKRVILA, encoded by the coding sequence GTGACGATCTGCGCTCGGTCGCGTGTGGCCGAGGCGACCTGCCGGGCATGTGGGGTGCGGTCTGGGCGGGTGCACAGCCGTTACGTGCGCCGGTTGTCTGATGGCGTGCTCGGTAGGCAACCAGTGGTCATCGCGTTGACGGTCCGGCGGTTCGTGTGCCTGGATTCTCAGTGCGCGACGAAGACGTTCGTGGAACAGGTCGACGGCCTGTCCGAGCCGAATCGACGTCGGACGACTCCGCTGCTGGCGATGTTGGGGCAGGTGGGCTTGGCGTTGGCGGGCCGAGCTGGGGCGCGTCTGGCCGCGATCTTGGGTATCAAAGTGGATCGGACGACGCTGCTGCGTTTGGTGCGGGCACTGCCGGAGCCGGAGACCACGACCGCCCCGGCCGTGCTCGGCGTGGACGACTTCGCCCTGCGCAAGCGGCACGTGTACGGCACGATCCTGGTCGACATCGACACCGGCAAGGTGATCGACCTGCTGGACGGTCGCGAGGCCGAACCACTGGAGCAGTGGCTGCGCGAGCATCCTGGAGCCGGGGTGATCTGCCGTGACCGCGCCGGCGCCTACGCCGAAGGCGCGAAGGCCGGGGCCCCGGACGCCGTCCAGGTGGCCGACCGTTGGCATCTGTGGCGCAACCTGGGCGACTACGTCGAGAAGGCCGTCGGGCGCCACCGCGCCTGCGTCAAGCTCGACCAACTCGACGGCGAAACTGTCGGCGTGTCGGCGCCGCAGGCGGCCCAGGACGAGCCGGACGCCGCGATACCCGAACCGGTCGAGTCGCGACTGGTGATCCGTACCCGGGAACACTATGCCGCGATCCACGGGCGGCTGGACCGCGGCGAGACGATCTCCGCCATCAGCAGGCAGCTGTCACTGGACCGCAAGACTGTGCGGCGCTTCGCTCGTGCCAGCACGGTTGACGAACTTCTCGGCAAGGCGATCGCCCGGGCGAGCTTGCTCGACCCGTTCAAGCCCTACCTGCACCAGCGTTGGACGGAGGGCGCCACCGACGCCGCGCAGCTGACCAAGGAGATCACCGCCCAGGGATACACCGGCAGCGACAAGACCGTGCGCCGCTACCTGCAGCCCTTCCGCGGCATGCTCACGCCTCCGCCATCGCCGCCTGCCGTGCCGAAAGTCCGTCAGATCACCGGTTGGCTGCTGCGCCGCCCAGAGGATCTCGATACCGACGAGACCAACCAGCTCGCTGACATCCGATCCCGTTGCCCGCACCTGGATCGCCTCGCCGACCACGTCACCGACTTCGCGAAGATGATGACCAACCGTGAAGGCGAGAAACTAGAATCTTGGCTGTCCACAGTGGAACATGATGATCAGCCCGACTTGCACTCCTTCGCCATCGGGCTCCGCCGCGACCAAGACGCCGTCACCGCAGGACTCACGCTGCCCTACAGTTCGGGGAAGGTCGAGGGCAACGTGAACAGACTGAAGGCGCTCAAGAGGCAGATGTACGGCCGAGCCAAGCTCGACCTCCTCCGCAAACGCGTCATCCTGGCCTGA
- a CDS encoding CaiB/BaiF CoA transferase family protein: MTGTGGPLAGIKVVELAGIGPAPFCAMLLADLGADVVRVDRPTAVGGKTDLLNRGKRSVQVDLKHERGAEAVLALVEQADVLLEGLRPGVTERLGVGPEQCWAVNPKLVYGRMTGWGQQGPLASTAGHDIDYISLTGMLHAIGRKGGPPQVPANLLGDFGGGAMYLAVGVLAALLEARTSGRGQVVDAAIVDGAAHLGTMLFGFLANGGWRTERGTNLLDTGAPFYDVYETSDGEHVSVGALEPQFYAELLDRLGLAGEVPDRDDPANWPELRRRFAATFRQRTRQEWAEVFADSDACVAPVLSMTEAEVHPHMAARETLVRRDGALQPAPAPRFSRTPNPPPGPVAEPGADTEAVLRDWKIPSELLGSGAFGLGKP, encoded by the coding sequence GTGACAGGTACAGGCGGGCCGCTGGCCGGGATCAAGGTCGTCGAACTCGCAGGGATCGGGCCCGCCCCGTTCTGCGCGATGCTGCTGGCCGACCTCGGTGCCGACGTGGTGCGGGTGGACCGGCCCACCGCCGTCGGCGGCAAGACCGATCTGCTCAACCGCGGCAAGCGCTCCGTTCAGGTGGACCTGAAGCACGAGCGCGGCGCGGAGGCGGTGCTGGCGCTGGTCGAGCAGGCGGACGTGCTGCTGGAAGGGCTGCGTCCCGGCGTCACCGAACGCCTCGGGGTGGGGCCGGAGCAGTGCTGGGCCGTCAACCCGAAGCTGGTCTACGGGCGCATGACCGGCTGGGGGCAGCAGGGGCCGTTGGCGTCCACCGCCGGGCACGACATCGACTACATCTCGCTGACCGGCATGCTGCACGCCATCGGCCGAAAGGGCGGTCCGCCGCAGGTCCCGGCGAACCTGCTCGGCGATTTCGGCGGCGGCGCGATGTACCTCGCGGTCGGCGTCCTCGCCGCGCTGCTGGAGGCCCGCACCAGCGGCCGCGGCCAGGTCGTGGACGCGGCCATTGTGGACGGTGCGGCGCACCTGGGGACCATGCTGTTCGGGTTCCTGGCCAACGGCGGTTGGCGCACCGAGCGCGGCACGAACCTGCTGGACACGGGAGCCCCGTTCTACGACGTCTACGAAACCTCGGACGGCGAGCACGTTTCCGTCGGCGCGCTGGAACCGCAGTTCTACGCCGAACTGCTGGACCGGCTGGGCCTGGCGGGCGAGGTGCCAGACCGCGACGACCCGGCGAACTGGCCGGAGCTGAGGCGACGGTTCGCCGCGACCTTCCGGCAGCGCACCCGGCAGGAGTGGGCGGAGGTGTTCGCGGACTCCGACGCGTGCGTCGCCCCGGTGCTCTCCATGACCGAAGCGGAAGTCCACCCCCACATGGCGGCCCGCGAAACCCTGGTCCGGCGAGACGGCGCCCTGCAACCGGCGCCCGCGCCGCGGTTCAGCCGGACCCCGAACCCGCCGCCCGGACCGGTGGCCGAGCCCGGCGCCGACACCGAAGCCGTGCTGCGGGACTGGAAGATCCCGTCCGAACTGCTCGGCTCCGGCGCATTCGGTCTGGGGAAGCCATGA
- a CDS encoding acyl-CoA dehydrogenase family protein — protein sequence MRRELFEPEHEAFRETVRTFVNKELVPHVEEWEAAGVVSREAWLAAGSQGLLGFAVDEQYGGGGVDDFRFNVVFDEELVNAGISGFGSPLHNDIIAPYLMALADEEQKQRWLPGFCRGEIITAIAMTEPGAGSDLQGIRATAVRDVGGTSRSSEAASGEDFILNGQKTFISNGILADLVIVVARTDPDAGHQGISLLVVERGMPGFERGRNLDKIGQKSQDTAELFFNDVRVPARNLLGEEGQGFIYLMQNLPQERLSIAVASAATAEKVLSITKDYCRDRTAFGRPIGKFQHIRFELAEMATEVEIGRVFTDRCIMDHVRGELDVEHAAMAKWWLSELNKRVVDRCLQLHGGYGYMTEYPVAKAYLDSRIQTIYGGTTEIMKEIIGRSMGF from the coding sequence ATGCGCAGGGAGTTGTTCGAGCCCGAGCACGAGGCGTTCCGCGAGACGGTGCGCACCTTCGTCAACAAGGAACTGGTGCCGCACGTCGAGGAGTGGGAGGCCGCCGGGGTGGTCAGCCGCGAGGCGTGGCTGGCGGCCGGATCGCAGGGGCTGCTGGGCTTCGCCGTCGACGAGCAGTACGGCGGCGGTGGCGTCGACGACTTCCGGTTCAACGTGGTCTTCGACGAGGAACTCGTCAACGCGGGCATCTCCGGCTTCGGTTCCCCGCTGCACAACGACATCATCGCGCCCTACCTGATGGCGCTTGCCGACGAAGAGCAGAAGCAGCGCTGGCTGCCCGGGTTCTGCCGGGGCGAGATCATCACCGCGATCGCCATGACCGAGCCGGGCGCGGGCAGCGACCTCCAGGGCATCCGCGCCACCGCGGTGCGCGACGTTGGGGGCACCTCCCGCTCGAGCGAAGCCGCGAGTGGGGAAGACTTCATCCTCAACGGGCAGAAGACCTTCATCAGCAACGGCATCCTCGCCGACCTGGTGATCGTGGTGGCCCGCACCGACCCGGACGCCGGACACCAGGGCATCAGCCTGCTGGTCGTGGAGCGCGGCATGCCGGGCTTCGAACGCGGCCGCAACCTCGACAAGATCGGCCAGAAGTCGCAGGACACCGCGGAACTGTTCTTCAACGACGTGCGGGTGCCGGCGCGCAACCTGCTCGGCGAGGAAGGCCAGGGCTTCATCTACCTGATGCAGAACCTGCCACAGGAGCGGCTGTCGATCGCGGTGGCCTCGGCCGCCACCGCCGAGAAAGTCCTGTCGATCACCAAGGACTACTGCCGCGACCGCACCGCTTTCGGCCGCCCGATCGGCAAGTTCCAGCACATCCGCTTCGAGCTGGCGGAGATGGCCACCGAGGTCGAGATCGGCCGGGTGTTCACCGATCGTTGCATCATGGACCACGTTCGCGGTGAACTGGACGTCGAGCACGCCGCGATGGCCAAGTGGTGGCTCAGCGAGCTGAACAAGCGGGTCGTGGACCGCTGCCTGCAGCTGCACGGCGGCTACGGCTACATGACGGAATACCCGGTCGCCAAGGCATACCTGGATTCCCGGATCCAGACGATCTACGGCGGCACCACCGAGATCATGAAGGAGATCATCGGGCGGTCGATGGGATTCTGA
- a CDS encoding alkaline phosphatase family protein yields MDWIVAPDGDGRALPDVLPSLLGAMGVTGFADTIGFPACRTAGVLLIDGLGRDLLQEHAGDAPFMASLLTTPPLKAGFPTTTVTSITSLGTGRCAGEHGLVGYSFAEPSGGLLHPLSWGTHGTVGDSTGGRRSLLDQWPPEQVQPTPTVLERAVAAGVEVRTAVPAEFKNTGLTRAAFRGGDFRGLRALGDLAAELLAALSAGGPTLCYGYHGHLDLLGHVHGPGSLPWRLQLTVLDRLVATLAERLPPGAVLAVIADHGMVQVDPVEAIDADTDPALQAGVRLLGGEVRARHVYVEPGALADVHAAWWETIGDRGVVLTGEQAIDEGWFGPVVADSVRPRIGDVLAIMRDSGVIRSVVEPGESALRGHHGSLTSAEQLVPVLVLDG; encoded by the coding sequence ATGGATTGGATCGTCGCTCCCGACGGTGACGGGCGCGCACTGCCCGACGTCCTCCCGTCGCTGCTCGGCGCGATGGGCGTGACCGGGTTCGCCGACACCATCGGGTTCCCGGCCTGCCGCACCGCCGGGGTGCTGCTGATCGACGGTCTCGGCCGGGACCTGCTGCAGGAGCACGCCGGAGACGCGCCGTTCATGGCGAGCCTGCTGACGACGCCACCGCTGAAGGCGGGTTTCCCGACGACGACGGTCACCAGCATCACCTCGCTGGGCACCGGCCGGTGCGCGGGTGAGCACGGTCTCGTCGGCTACAGCTTCGCCGAGCCGTCGGGCGGCCTGTTGCATCCGCTGAGCTGGGGAACGCACGGCACGGTCGGCGATTCCACCGGAGGCCGTCGAAGTCTGCTCGACCAGTGGCCGCCGGAGCAGGTGCAACCGACGCCGACGGTGCTGGAACGGGCGGTCGCGGCGGGCGTCGAAGTCCGGACCGCCGTGCCCGCGGAGTTCAAGAACACGGGGCTGACCAGGGCAGCGTTTCGCGGCGGGGATTTCCGGGGCTTGCGGGCCCTGGGCGATCTCGCAGCCGAGCTGCTCGCCGCGCTGAGCGCCGGCGGCCCGACGCTGTGCTACGGCTACCACGGTCATCTCGACCTGCTCGGGCATGTGCACGGCCCGGGCTCGTTGCCCTGGCGCCTGCAACTGACCGTGCTCGATCGGCTGGTTGCGACGCTGGCCGAGCGGCTCCCGCCGGGCGCGGTGCTGGCCGTGATCGCCGACCACGGCATGGTCCAGGTCGACCCGGTTGAGGCAATCGATGCAGACACCGACCCGGCGCTGCAAGCCGGTGTGCGGTTGCTGGGCGGCGAAGTCCGTGCCCGCCACGTCTACGTCGAGCCCGGTGCGCTGGCCGATGTGCATGCCGCGTGGTGGGAGACGATCGGCGACCGGGGCGTGGTGCTCACCGGCGAGCAGGCTATCGACGAGGGCTGGTTCGGTCCCGTGGTGGCCGATTCGGTGCGCCCGCGCATCGGCGACGTGCTGGCGATCATGCGCGATTCCGGGGTGATCCGGTCGGTGGTCGAGCCAGGCGAGTCCGCGCTGCGCGGGCACCACGGGTCGCTCACCTCGGCTGAGCAGTTGGTGCCGGTGCTCGTGTTGGACGGGTGA
- a CDS encoding oxygenase MpaB family protein, which yields MRDEGLFGPQTVTWQLHADPAMWVAGICSLYLQALHPRAVAAVVQNSRFRDDPLGRLMRTGNFVATTTYGTTTEAESAAERVRRVHRTLRATDPRTGAEIRLDDPDLLCWVHCAEVASFASVVRRAGFALTEAQLDRYFEEQRRAAALVGLDPAGVPGSSREMAVYFEQVRPELRRTDDSDLVYRFLHQPFAPWWLLPVNLGYLPLGHLAYSALPGWARKLHGRPAYPAALVAAGLCGFRAAGLAVPDQLRFRFPGDHVQRAVDRLGKTALPSIKTLAHL from the coding sequence ATGCGCGACGAAGGGCTGTTCGGGCCGCAAACCGTGACCTGGCAGCTGCACGCCGATCCGGCGATGTGGGTCGCCGGCATCTGCAGCCTCTACCTGCAGGCGCTGCATCCCCGCGCGGTGGCGGCGGTCGTGCAGAACTCCCGGTTCCGGGATGACCCGCTGGGCCGCCTGATGCGCACTGGGAACTTCGTCGCCACGACGACCTACGGAACCACGACCGAAGCCGAGTCCGCTGCCGAACGGGTCCGCCGGGTGCACCGCACGCTCCGCGCGACGGATCCACGCACCGGCGCCGAGATCCGCCTGGACGATCCTGACCTGCTGTGCTGGGTGCATTGCGCCGAGGTCGCCTCGTTCGCAAGCGTGGTGCGGCGCGCGGGATTCGCGCTGACCGAAGCGCAACTCGACCGGTACTTCGAAGAGCAGCGCCGGGCCGCCGCGCTGGTCGGGCTCGACCCGGCGGGGGTGCCCGGATCGAGCCGCGAGATGGCGGTGTACTTCGAGCAGGTCCGGCCCGAACTGCGGCGGACGGATGATTCGGACCTGGTCTACCGGTTCCTGCACCAGCCGTTCGCGCCGTGGTGGCTGCTGCCGGTGAACCTCGGCTACCTGCCCCTCGGGCACCTCGCGTACTCGGCGCTGCCGGGGTGGGCGCGGAAGCTACACGGCCGCCCGGCGTACCCGGCCGCGTTGGTCGCGGCCGGGCTGTGCGGGTTCCGCGCGGCGGGCCTGGCGGTCCCGGACCAGCTGCGCTTCCGCTTCCCGGGAGACCACGTGCAGCGCGCGGTGGACCGCCTGGGCAAGACGGCCCTGCCATCGATCAAAACCCTCGCCCACCTGTGA
- a CDS encoding cytochrome b5-like heme/steroid binding domain-containing protein: MADVADRDAHWIVIDDQVLDVTEFIAQHPGGCAVMYANIGRDASRDYHHVSAHHRKSVVRKIEQLGVARIDPHDRAEDSGEWQRLLDYLCLVRNSFAVQRDDTRDPVLELVFSGQSYCHLLDDHLPSFMQTLERIGADPRATQPTGSAVFASNVKSVTEGILATGDAATARAILERLRHSVAVLMDTLIRISADATRPGTRDADDSDSLQHAQQAIDHIGQWIGEEHEYWCHG; encoded by the coding sequence ATGGCGGACGTCGCGGACCGGGATGCGCACTGGATAGTGATCGACGATCAGGTTCTCGACGTCACGGAATTCATTGCACAGCACCCCGGCGGATGCGCCGTGATGTACGCCAACATCGGCCGTGACGCGTCGCGGGACTACCACCACGTTTCGGCCCACCACAGGAAATCCGTGGTCCGGAAGATCGAGCAGCTCGGCGTCGCTAGGATCGATCCGCACGACCGGGCCGAAGATTCGGGTGAGTGGCAGCGGCTGCTCGATTACCTGTGCCTGGTCCGGAACTCGTTCGCCGTGCAACGCGACGATACACGTGATCCGGTTCTTGAGTTGGTGTTCTCCGGTCAGTCTTACTGCCACTTGCTGGATGATCACCTTCCCTCGTTCATGCAGACTCTTGAGCGCATCGGTGCGGACCCGCGCGCGACTCAGCCTACGGGCAGCGCGGTCTTCGCCAGCAACGTCAAATCGGTGACCGAAGGCATTCTTGCCACCGGTGACGCAGCGACCGCTCGCGCCATTCTTGAGCGCCTGCGACACTCGGTCGCCGTCTTGATGGACACGCTCATTCGTATTAGCGCCGACGCGACTCGCCCAGGAACGCGCGATGCCGACGACAGCGATTCGCTCCAACACGCCCAGCAAGCCATCGATCACATCGGACAATGGATCGGGGAAGAGCATGAGTACTGGTGCCACGGTTGA